The Bacillus marinisedimentorum DNA segment TCGGCAAGGCGATGTTCATGTGCTTCAATATTTTCAAGCCCCACCTCTTCCAGGAAATCAATGGCAGCCCCCATGCCGATGGCACCGCCGATGATTGGCGTGCCGCCTTCGAATTTCCAGGGAAGCTCTTTCCAGGTGGAATCGTATAAGTTTACAAAGTCGATCATTTCGCCGCCGAATTCTACCGGCTCCATTTTTTCAAGTAAATCCTTCTTGCCATACAATGCCCCTATTCCGGTCGGGCCACACATTTTATGGGCAGAAAAGGCGAAAAAGTCACAATCAAGCTCCTTTACATCGACTTTCATGTGCGGGGCGCTCTGGGCGCCGTCCACCATCATCACGGCTCCATGCTTATGGGCAATGGCTGCTATTTCTTTGACGGGGTTGATTGTGCCAAGGACGTTGGAAACTTGCATGACCGAAACGATTTTCGTGTTTTCGGTAACTGTATTCTCAACATCCTCCAGGCTGATGGTTCCATCCTCCTGCAGCGGGATATATTTCAATTCAGCACCGGTTGCCCGGGCAACCTGCTGCCATGGAATAATGTTGCTGTGATGCTCCATATAGGTGATGACGATCTCATCACCCTCAGACAGGTTTGCGCGTCCGTAACTGTGTGCAACCGTATTGATTGCGGTTGTCGTTCCCCGCGTGAAAATGATTTCTTCCGTATACGCTGCATTAATGAAATTCCTGACCTTCTCCCGGGCGCCTTCATACGCATCGGTCGCTTTCGTTCCAAGTGTATGGACGCCGCGATGAACGTTGGAATTGTATTCCCGGTAATAGTTGTCGAGTGTCTCAATTACAGAAGCAGGTTTTTGGGAAGTCGCTGCACTGTCCAGGTATACGAGACGGTTTCCGTTCACTTCCTGATCAAGGATCGGGAACTGTTTGCGGATTTCATTTACGTTCATTTCTTTACTTTCCTTTCAATGACCTCCACAAGCTGCTTTTTGACAGTTTCAATCGGAAGTTCTTTGACTACCG contains these protein-coding regions:
- a CDS encoding cysteine desulfurase, which gives rise to MNVNEIRKQFPILDQEVNGNRLVYLDSAATSQKPASVIETLDNYYREYNSNVHRGVHTLGTKATDAYEGAREKVRNFINAAYTEEIIFTRGTTTAINTVAHSYGRANLSEGDEIVITYMEHHSNIIPWQQVARATGAELKYIPLQEDGTISLEDVENTVTENTKIVSVMQVSNVLGTINPVKEIAAIAHKHGAVMMVDGAQSAPHMKVDVKELDCDFFAFSAHKMCGPTGIGALYGKKDLLEKMEPVEFGGEMIDFVNLYDSTWKELPWKFEGGTPIIGGAIGMGAAIDFLEEVGLENIEAHEHRLAEYALNRLREMEDVDVYGPDQRAGLVTFNLKDVHPHDVATVLDAEGIAVRAGHHCAQPLMKWLKQSATARASFYLYNTEKDVDAFISGLQKTKEYFSYGF